In bacterium 336/3, the following proteins share a genomic window:
- a CDS encoding peptidase M16: protein MVSYEKFTLKNGLEVLVHQDTSIPTVAFNLLYNVGAKDESEHKTGFAHLFEHLMFGGSKNIPSYDTPLQMVGGENNAFTSNDITNYYITLPSANLETAFWLESDRMLSLSFDPQVLEVQRSVVIEEFKQRYLNQPYGDAWLKLRPLAYEVHPYRWATIGKEISHIEQATMDDVKSFFYKFYIPNNAYLCVAGNVTVEEVKRLCEKWFEPIPAGEPYKRNLPKEPTQEKARFTETYADVPLDAIYKAYKMPSRVHSDFFATDLLSDVLGRGKSSRLNEKLVRELQLFNSINAYITDSVDDGLLVVQGNVNQHVSIEEAHIALENEIKKLLQEGIESKELEKVKNKALSTYLFSEMEVLNRAMNLCYFTMLGNTDMINDVENQILSVNVEQVEQVAQKVLSENNCSTLFYRRNKN, encoded by the coding sequence ATGGTTTCATACGAAAAATTTACACTTAAAAATGGCTTAGAAGTGCTTGTACATCAAGATACAAGTATACCTACTGTAGCTTTTAACCTACTTTACAATGTAGGTGCTAAAGACGAAAGTGAACATAAAACAGGTTTTGCTCACCTTTTTGAACATCTGATGTTTGGAGGCTCTAAAAATATACCTTCTTATGATACTCCTTTACAAATGGTAGGTGGTGAAAATAATGCCTTCACAAGCAACGACATCACCAATTATTATATAACCTTGCCCTCAGCCAATTTAGAAACGGCTTTTTGGCTTGAGTCAGATAGAATGCTTTCACTTTCTTTTGACCCACAAGTTCTTGAAGTTCAAAGAAGTGTAGTGATAGAGGAGTTTAAACAACGCTATCTCAATCAGCCTTATGGAGATGCTTGGCTCAAATTACGTCCTTTGGCGTATGAGGTTCATCCATATCGTTGGGCTACGATTGGTAAGGAAATCAGCCACATAGAGCAGGCTACCATGGATGATGTAAAGAGTTTTTTCTATAAATTTTATATTCCAAATAATGCTTATTTATGTGTAGCGGGCAATGTAACAGTAGAAGAAGTAAAAAGGCTTTGTGAAAAATGGTTTGAGCCAATACCTGCTGGAGAGCCATACAAACGCAATTTGCCCAAAGAACCAACGCAAGAAAAAGCAAGATTTACAGAAACTTACGCAGATGTACCTTTGGATGCCATTTATAAGGCTTATAAAATGCCATCTCGTGTTCATTCCGATTTTTTCGCTACCGATTTGCTTAGCGATGTACTTGGTAGAGGCAAATCTTCTCGTTTAAACGAAAAATTAGTCAGAGAACTTCAATTGTTCAATAGTATCAATGCTTACATTACAGATTCAGTAGATGATGGTTTGCTGGTAGTGCAAGGCAATGTTAATCAGCATGTTAGTATTGAAGAGGCACATATAGCCCTTGAAAATGAAATCAAAAAACTTTTGCAAGAAGGTATTGAAAGTAAAGAGTTGGAAAAAGTGAAAAATAAAGCTCTTTCTACATACTTATTTTCAGAAATGGAAGTTTTAAATAGAGCCATGAATTTGTGCTATTTTACTATGCTTGGCAATACAGATATGATAAATGACGTTGAAAATCAGATACTTTCTGTAAATGTAGAACAAGTAGAACAAGTAGCTCAAAAAGTGCTTTCAGAGAATAATTGTTCTACTTTATTTTATCGAAGAAACAAAAACTAA
- a CDS encoding flavonol synthase: MQEILFDTVPSLDLADFISGDPVKKKTFVEKLGEAYNNIGFVAIKNHGLNDELTAKLYENVMTFFKLPDEVKTRYEIAGLAGQRGYTGKNKEHAKGRNVGDLKEFYHVGQEIANIPSSDPVKQEYPENVFPQEVADFKSYTLEAYKILENTGKLMLQAIALYLNLDEHYFDDKIAYGNSILRALHYFPIEDPDSVPADAVRAAAHGDINLITLLMGASAEGLQVLRRDGKWIPITALPDQIVVNVGDMLDRLTNNKLKSTIHRVVNPPREKMNTSRYSIPFFMHPRSEMDLTCLEACIDEDHPKLYSDMNAGEFLNERLIELGLKK; encoded by the coding sequence ATGCAAGAAATTTTATTTGATACCGTACCTTCTTTGGATTTAGCAGATTTTATTTCTGGAGATCCTGTAAAAAAGAAGACTTTTGTAGAAAAATTAGGTGAAGCCTATAATAATATTGGTTTTGTAGCTATCAAAAATCATGGTTTAAATGATGAACTGACAGCTAAATTATACGAAAATGTCATGACTTTCTTCAAACTGCCCGATGAAGTGAAAACTCGTTATGAAATTGCAGGTTTGGCAGGACAAAGAGGCTATACAGGTAAAAATAAAGAACATGCCAAAGGCAGAAATGTAGGCGATTTGAAAGAGTTTTATCATGTTGGTCAAGAAATAGCAAATATTCCTTCTTCTGACCCTGTAAAACAAGAATATCCTGAAAATGTATTCCCTCAGGAAGTGGCAGACTTTAAAAGCTATACCTTAGAGGCTTATAAAATCCTTGAAAATACAGGAAAACTCATGTTACAAGCCATTGCTTTGTATTTGAATTTAGATGAACATTATTTTGATGACAAGATAGCTTACGGAAACAGCATTCTGAGAGCTTTGCATTATTTCCCTATCGAAGACCCAGATTCAGTACCTGCTGATGCTGTAAGAGCTGCTGCTCATGGAGATATTAACCTCATTACCTTACTCATGGGAGCAAGTGCTGAAGGTTTACAAGTATTGCGTAGAGATGGGAAATGGATTCCTATTACGGCTCTTCCTGACCAAATTGTAGTAAATGTGGGAGACATGCTTGATAGACTTACCAACAACAAACTTAAATCGACGATTCATAGAGTGGTAAACCCTCCAAGAGAGAAAATGAATACTTCTCGTTATTCTATTCCGTTCTTTATGCACCCTCGTTCCGAAATGGATTTGACTTGCTTAGAAGCTTGTATTGATGAAGACCATCCAAAATTATATTCTGATATGAATGCGGGAGAATTTTTAAATGAACGTTTGATAGAATTAGGTCTAAAAAAATAA
- a CDS encoding SAM-dependent methyltransferase yields MKDNFSTGSDLYAKYRPTYPQELFDALLAHISNKKLALDVGTGNGQVAEQLAKYFEKVYATDISNEQIKQAQPNEKIEYSVQSAEKTNFENNTFDLIVVAQAVHWFDFESFYTEIDRILKKNGVFAMWGYGLIRTFPELDKIIDDFYYNQIGKYWDAERKHIDDAYQNIPFPFKKAQVFNFEKKILWNLEYLIGYLNTWSAVKHYEKQNGKNPVQAIENELKQAIAQKESFEVTFPIFMKVGEMPKN; encoded by the coding sequence ATGAAAGATAATTTTTCTACAGGTTCCGATTTGTACGCCAAATACAGACCTACATATCCTCAAGAGCTTTTTGATGCACTTTTGGCTCATATTTCAAATAAAAAACTTGCTTTGGATGTAGGTACAGGCAACGGGCAGGTAGCAGAACAATTAGCCAAATATTTTGAAAAAGTGTATGCCACAGATATCAGCAATGAGCAAATAAAACAAGCCCAACCCAACGAAAAAATAGAATATTCAGTTCAGTCTGCCGAGAAAACAAATTTTGAAAACAACACCTTCGATTTGATTGTGGTGGCTCAAGCTGTTCATTGGTTCGATTTTGAGTCTTTTTATACAGAAATTGATAGAATACTCAAAAAAAATGGTGTTTTTGCGATGTGGGGCTACGGACTTATCAGAACATTTCCAGAGTTAGATAAAATAATAGATGATTTTTACTATAACCAAATCGGAAAATACTGGGATGCCGAACGCAAACACATAGATGATGCTTATCAAAATATACCTTTTCCATTCAAGAAAGCTCAAGTATTTAATTTTGAAAAAAAAATACTTTGGAATTTAGAGTATTTGATAGGCTATCTAAATACATGGTCTGCTGTAAAACATTACGAAAAACAAAATGGCAAGAACCCTGTACAAGCCATTGAAAATGAACTCAAACAGGCAATTGCCCAAAAGGAAAGCTTCGAAGTTACTTTTCCTATTTTTATGAAGGTGGGAGAGATGCCTAAAAATTAA
- a CDS encoding MarR family transcriptional regulator has protein sequence MEKSVFLPEIQEKELESKIIVALERISEAFRVLLWNESKEFGLSPIQIQILIFIDFHEEKLCKGSYLAEEFKLTKATISDSIKVLLQKNLIEKIIDEQDTRSYSIRLTQEGREVSKKLSLFANTLKKPLNTLSEAQKKDFWNSLVVMIQSLQQANIISLQRMCFSCQNYQKENGTHFCKLLGQELTHEALRIDCPEHQAIQ, from the coding sequence GAAAAATCAGTTTTTTTACCCGAAATACAAGAAAAAGAATTAGAAAGCAAGATTATAGTAGCTTTAGAACGCATTTCTGAGGCTTTCAGGGTTTTGCTTTGGAATGAAAGTAAGGAGTTTGGATTGAGTCCTATTCAAATTCAAATCCTTATTTTTATTGATTTTCACGAAGAAAAACTTTGTAAAGGAAGCTATTTGGCTGAGGAATTTAAACTTACCAAAGCCACTATCAGCGATTCTATCAAGGTGCTTTTACAGAAAAATCTGATAGAAAAGATTATAGATGAGCAAGATACAAGAAGCTATTCTATCAGACTGACACAAGAGGGCAGGGAGGTAAGTAAAAAACTATCATTATTTGCCAATACACTTAAAAAACCTCTGAATACACTTTCAGAGGCTCAAAAAAAAGATTTTTGGAATAGTTTAGTGGTGATGATACAGTCTTTACAACAGGCAAATATTATCAGTTTGCAAAGAATGTGTTTTAGTTGCCAAAATTACCAAAAAGAAAATGGAACACATTTTTGTAAACTTTTAGGGCAGGAGCTAACCCATGAAGCCCTCAGAATAGATTGCCCTGAACATCAGGCTATTCAATAA
- a CDS encoding multidrug ABC transporter ATP-binding protein: MARRGKLQDTEDNIDKKRKLNKDGFQKFLQIFSYTRPYQTYFWIGTLFLVVSTLTTLSFPTLSGKIADVASGEKDWILKSVNDVALVFFGILLLQAVASFFRVYLFANVTERTMADLRSGLYNKIITLPISFFEKNRVGDLISRINTDISQLETMLSFGLAELFRQIAVLLIGVSILLVRYTELALVMLATFPLMIIAAILFGRFIRKLSKKAQEELAQANTIVEETFQAIQVVKVFTNEFLEQKRYRGKIDNLVKIALKTSVFRGFFVSFLIFALFGGIVLVLWYGANMISAGTLKTGELIEFILYTIFIGASVAGMGDLYAQLQKTLGASERILEILGEESEVNSRNLENVPKLEGNIQIENLHFSYPTRSDVGVLKGVDLEIKQGEKIALVGHSGAGKSTIAQLIMKLYPTTQNSIWVDGKDINDWDTLAVRANMAFVPQELILFGGTIRENIAYGKPTATDGEIIAAAKKAHAFEFIDKFPEKLDTVVGERGVKLSGGQRQRVAIARAILKDPSILILDEATSSLDAESEKLVQDALNELMEGRTTIIIAHRLATIRNADKIYVLHEGKIAEKGTHEELLLNADGIYSNLIRLQMEKNEVLIKD; the protein is encoded by the coding sequence ATGGCACGTAGAGGCAAACTGCAAGACACTGAAGACAATATTGATAAAAAAAGAAAACTTAACAAAGACGGATTTCAAAAATTCCTTCAAATTTTTTCTTATACACGCCCTTATCAGACATATTTTTGGATAGGGACACTATTTTTGGTAGTTTCTACACTTACAACGCTAAGCTTTCCAACACTTTCAGGGAAAATTGCTGATGTAGCTTCTGGTGAAAAAGACTGGATACTCAAAAGTGTAAACGATGTGGCTTTGGTATTTTTCGGGATATTACTTTTACAGGCAGTAGCCTCATTTTTTAGAGTATATCTGTTTGCCAATGTTACAGAACGCACTATGGCAGATTTGCGTTCAGGGCTTTACAATAAAATTATAACACTTCCTATCAGCTTTTTTGAGAAAAACAGAGTAGGAGATTTAATTAGCCGTATCAATACAGATATTTCGCAATTGGAAACAATGCTTTCGTTTGGACTTGCGGAGCTTTTCAGACAAATAGCAGTTCTTTTGATAGGTGTAAGCATTTTGCTGGTTCGTTATACAGAACTTGCCCTTGTGATGCTTGCTACATTCCCACTGATGATTATTGCAGCCATTTTATTTGGAAGATTTATCAGAAAACTATCTAAAAAAGCACAAGAAGAGCTTGCTCAAGCCAATACAATTGTAGAAGAAACTTTTCAAGCCATTCAGGTGGTAAAAGTATTTACCAACGAGTTTTTAGAACAAAAACGTTATAGAGGTAAAATTGATAATTTAGTAAAAATAGCCCTCAAAACATCTGTTTTTAGAGGTTTCTTTGTATCATTCTTGATTTTTGCCTTGTTTGGGGGAATTGTATTAGTTCTTTGGTATGGAGCAAACATGATTTCGGCTGGAACGCTTAAAACAGGCGAATTGATAGAGTTTATTCTCTATACCATTTTTATTGGGGCTTCTGTGGCTGGTATGGGCGATTTGTACGCTCAGCTACAAAAAACATTGGGAGCTTCTGAACGTATTTTGGAAATCTTAGGTGAAGAATCGGAAGTGAATAGCAGAAATTTGGAAAATGTACCCAAATTAGAAGGAAACATACAAATTGAAAATTTACACTTTTCATATCCAACTCGCTCAGATGTGGGAGTTCTCAAGGGTGTTGATTTGGAAATAAAGCAAGGTGAAAAAATAGCTTTGGTAGGGCATAGTGGGGCTGGTAAATCTACCATTGCCCAACTAATTATGAAACTATATCCAACTACTCAGAACAGTATTTGGGTTGATGGAAAAGATATTAATGATTGGGATACACTTGCAGTAAGAGCAAATATGGCATTTGTACCACAAGAACTTATCTTATTTGGTGGAACTATCAGAGAGAATATTGCTTATGGCAAACCTACTGCCACAGATGGTGAAATTATAGCAGCAGCTAAAAAAGCCCATGCTTTTGAATTTATAGATAAATTCCCTGAAAAATTGGATACAGTAGTGGGTGAAAGAGGTGTAAAACTTTCAGGTGGGCAACGCCAACGTGTAGCCATTGCAAGAGCTATTTTAAAAGACCCCAGTATTTTGATATTGGATGAGGCAACAAGCTCTTTGGATGCAGAATCTGAAAAATTGGTACAAGATGCTTTAAATGAACTCATGGAGGGTAGAACAACCATTATCATTGCTCACCGATTAGCAACCATTCGTAATGCAGATAAGATTTATGTACTTCACGAAGGTAAAATTGCAGAAAAAGGGACTCACGAAGAGCTTTTATTGAATGCAGATGGTATATATAGTAATTTGATACGTTTGCAAATGGAGAAAAACGAAGTTTTGATAAAAGATTGA
- a CDS encoding alpha/beta hydrolase yields MEIREHQHNETKIAEIVSESMIIATTEDGLDVLASLYFQGFDKIIIHQNNITPDFFDLKTGIAGEILQKFSNYRVQLAIIGDFSQYISKSLKDFIFESNKQGHIIFVESLDDVMRNFKK; encoded by the coding sequence ATGGAAATCAGGGAACACCAGCACAATGAAACAAAAATTGCAGAGATTGTTTCAGAGTCCATGATTATTGCCACTACAGAAGATGGTTTAGATGTATTGGCTAGTTTGTATTTTCAAGGCTTTGATAAAATCATCATACACCAGAACAATATTACACCTGATTTTTTCGATTTAAAAACAGGCATAGCAGGCGAAATATTACAGAAGTTTTCAAATTATCGTGTTCAATTGGCAATTATTGGCGATTTCAGTCAATACATCAGCAAAAGTCTAAAAGATTTTATCTTTGAAAGTAATAAACAAGGACATATTATTTTTGTAGAGTCATTGGATGATGTTATGCGAAATTTTAAAAAATAA
- a CDS encoding PadR family transcriptional regulator yields MYSSELIKGTLKTIVLNLLKEQGKMYGYEITQRVKELSKGKIQITEGALYPTLHALEDAGEVITETEHIGKRVRKYYTLTEQGLASVNQRVSEFADFVNTMKVLLDLDPKLGNV; encoded by the coding sequence ATGTATTCATCAGAACTTATAAAAGGCACACTAAAGACCATTGTTTTGAATTTGCTCAAGGAGCAAGGGAAAATGTATGGCTATGAGATTACACAACGTGTAAAAGAACTTAGTAAAGGTAAAATTCAGATAACTGAAGGAGCCTTGTACCCTACTCTTCATGCATTGGAAGATGCTGGAGAGGTTATTACAGAAACAGAACACATTGGCAAACGTGTTCGCAAATATTATACACTTACTGAACAGGGTTTAGCTTCTGTTAATCAACGTGTTAGCGAATTTGCTGATTTTGTCAATACCATGAAAGTTCTTCTAGATTTAGACCCCAAATTAGGCAATGTATAA
- a CDS encoding metalloprotease yields the protein MNKLTKQTCLLAGLALSVLFSCDKKNEVVLEYAQSEQASTQEIDCKYVDGNWSSTAVLSTTIGTTAETNFMNTQNSKIAAVWGRPAVTLRFVKDPSNPSSTFNAISYSSKKIYYGEAIYNAGKAKGSNNIVNAMVLAHEFGHQLQYTYNLPSVRESTARPNELEADGYAGYYLRKPTGWGATSFSEIAAAYDFAASIGDYATTNPGHHGTPPQRRSAVRLGFLLGQYNLTATSFDSNFFYYYQGVLDGTYRQAKPEGFSEEMDAYIRQHAEELRRIANGEMSDEEYYNLD from the coding sequence ATGAACAAATTAACAAAACAAACTTGCTTATTGGCAGGATTAGCATTGAGTGTGCTATTTTCTTGCGACAAAAAAAATGAAGTAGTATTAGAATATGCTCAATCGGAGCAAGCATCTACTCAAGAAATTGATTGTAAATATGTAGATGGCAATTGGAGTTCTACAGCTGTTTTGAGTACTACTATTGGCACTACAGCAGAAACAAATTTCATGAATACCCAAAACTCTAAAATTGCAGCTGTTTGGGGAAGACCTGCTGTAACTTTAAGATTTGTAAAAGACCCTTCTAACCCTAGCTCTACTTTTAATGCTATTTCTTATAGCTCTAAAAAGATTTATTATGGAGAAGCCATTTACAACGCTGGTAAAGCAAAAGGTTCTAACAACATTGTAAATGCCATGGTTTTGGCTCACGAATTTGGTCATCAATTGCAGTACACTTATAATTTACCTTCTGTAAGAGAAAGTACAGCAAGACCCAACGAGCTTGAAGCAGATGGATATGCTGGATATTATTTAAGAAAACCTACAGGTTGGGGTGCAACAAGTTTCTCTGAAATTGCGGCTGCTTACGATTTTGCTGCTTCTATTGGAGATTATGCTACTACAAACCCTGGACACCATGGAACACCTCCACAAAGACGTTCTGCTGTTCGTTTGGGATTCTTACTTGGTCAATATAATTTAACAGCTACAAGTTTTGACTCTAACTTTTTCTATTACTATCAGGGCGTTTTGGATGGTACTTATCGCCAAGCAAAACCAGAAGGCTTTAGTGAAGAAATGGATGCTTATATCAGACAACACGCAGAAGAACTTAGAAGAATTGCTAATGGCGAAATGTCTGATGAAGAATATTATAACCTAGATTAA
- a CDS encoding 3'-5' exonuclease, whose translation MKYIILDLEATCWEEKNVQPNEIIEIGAVCIDDDLDVIDEITLFVKPSVHPELSNFCKKLTTISQKMVDDAPLFPKALKEFQDWIKSFNDDYILCSWGFYDKTQFKNDCNLHNLDTRWLKNHISLKHQYADIKGIKGVGMPTALKMEGLTMEGTHHRGIDDAKNIAKIFISCFNEWEFPI comes from the coding sequence ATGAAATATATTATTTTAGATTTAGAAGCAACATGTTGGGAGGAAAAGAACGTACAACCCAATGAAATTATAGAGATAGGTGCTGTTTGTATAGATGATGATTTAGATGTTATTGATGAAATTACTCTGTTTGTAAAACCTTCTGTACATCCCGAGCTTTCGAATTTTTGTAAAAAACTTACTACTATTTCACAAAAAATGGTAGATGATGCCCCTTTGTTTCCAAAGGCTCTCAAAGAATTTCAAGATTGGATAAAGAGCTTTAATGATGATTATATTCTTTGTTCTTGGGGTTTTTATGATAAAACGCAGTTTAAAAATGATTGCAATTTGCATAATTTAGACACTCGTTGGCTCAAAAACCATATCAGTCTTAAACATCAATATGCTGACATAAAAGGAATTAAAGGTGTGGGAATGCCCACAGCTCTTAAGATGGAAGGTTTAACGATGGAAGGAACGCATCACAGAGGTATTGATGATGCCAAAAATATTGCAAAAATTTTTATCAGTTGTTTTAATGAATGGGAATTCCCTATTTAA